Proteins encoded within one genomic window of Kibdelosporangium phytohabitans:
- the nusA gene encoding transcription termination factor NusA: MNVDIAALRAIERDKDIPFETVIEAIETALLTAYKHTDGHVPHAKIDIDRRTGVVRVLAQKLGPAGEVAEEWDDTPEGFGRIAATTARQVILQRLRDAEHEKTFGEFAAKEGEIIAGVVQRDARANSRGMVVVQVGDTEGVLPQAEQVPGERYEHGVRIKCYVLGVTRGSRGPQITLSRTHPNLVRRLFALEVPEIADGTVEIPAVAREAGHRSKIAVRSTVAGVNAKGACIGPMGARVRNVMSELAGEKIDIIDFSEDPATFVGNALSPAKVVSVRVVDERAKTARVVVPDFQLSLAIGKEGQNARLAARLTGWRIDIRSDAETAANAPGNSPAPTSGSAE; the protein is encoded by the coding sequence GTGAACGTCGACATCGCCGCGCTGCGCGCCATCGAGCGCGACAAGGACATTCCATTCGAGACGGTGATCGAGGCCATCGAAACGGCACTGCTCACCGCGTACAAGCACACCGACGGGCACGTCCCGCACGCCAAGATCGACATCGACCGGCGGACCGGCGTGGTCCGCGTGCTCGCCCAGAAGCTCGGCCCGGCCGGTGAGGTCGCCGAGGAGTGGGACGACACCCCGGAGGGCTTCGGCCGGATCGCGGCGACCACCGCGCGCCAGGTCATCCTGCAGCGCCTGCGGGACGCCGAGCACGAGAAGACCTTCGGCGAGTTCGCCGCCAAGGAAGGCGAGATCATCGCGGGCGTCGTGCAGCGCGACGCGCGGGCGAACTCCCGCGGCATGGTCGTGGTCCAGGTCGGCGACACCGAGGGCGTGCTGCCCCAGGCCGAGCAGGTGCCCGGCGAGCGCTACGAGCACGGTGTGCGGATCAAGTGCTACGTCCTGGGCGTCACTCGCGGTAGTCGCGGGCCGCAGATCACGCTCTCCCGCACGCACCCGAACCTGGTGCGCAGGCTGTTCGCGCTGGAGGTCCCGGAGATCGCCGACGGCACCGTGGAGATCCCCGCGGTGGCACGTGAGGCAGGACACAGGTCGAAGATCGCGGTCCGTTCCACGGTCGCCGGGGTGAACGCCAAGGGCGCGTGTATCGGACCGATGGGAGCTCGAGTCCGAAACGTGATGAGCGAGCTCGCCGGTGAGAAGATCGACATCATCGACTTCTCCGAAGATCCGGCCACGTTCGTCGGGAATGCCCTCTCACCTGCGAAGGTCGTGTCCGTACGCGTGGTCGACGAGCGCGCGAAGACCGCGCGGGTGGTCGTACCGGACTTCCAGCTCTCGCTCGCGATCGGCAAGGAAGGCCAGAACGCGCGGCTCGCCGCTCGGCTGACCGGGTGGCGAATCGACATCCGCAGCGACGCCGAGACGGCCGCGAACGCCCCGGGTAATTCGCCGGCACCGACGTCGGGTTCGGCTGAGTAG
- a CDS encoding VOC family protein, which translates to MQLKMITIDCAEPRDLAKFWTAALGTTVASDYEGHFVMLAPWDSSGVALGLQRVPDPAGGKNRVHIDMHTDDRAAAVDRLVGLGAAVVGEQKVPGLAWTVLADPAGNVFCVGEEQP; encoded by the coding sequence ATGCAGCTGAAGATGATCACCATCGACTGCGCTGAGCCCCGTGACCTGGCGAAGTTCTGGACAGCCGCGCTCGGCACCACGGTCGCGAGCGACTACGAGGGCCACTTCGTGATGCTGGCCCCGTGGGACTCGTCCGGCGTCGCGCTCGGCCTGCAGCGCGTGCCCGACCCGGCCGGCGGGAAGAACAGAGTCCACATCGACATGCACACCGACGACCGGGCCGCGGCGGTCGACCGGCTGGTCGGGCTCGGCGCGGCGGTCGTGGGCGAGCAGAAGGTGCCGGGGCTGGCCTGGACCGTGCTGGCCGATCCGGCCGGGAACGTGTTCTGCGTCGGTGAGGAGCAACCGTGA
- a CDS encoding aminotransferase class V-fold PLP-dependent enzyme, translating to MRIAFGQTFDVSAGYFNTASIGIPPKVAVDGLLDAVRRWQSGADSAPDFDADVRLARKAWGSLIGVDESRVATGASVSQLVSMVAASVPDGTRVLTLGGEFTSVTFPFAAQAHRGITVTEANPADLPSQVDRFDLVAVSVVQSADGTVLDLESLRDAAAASGTQVMLDVTQAAGWMPLRLDWADWVIGACYKWLMSPRGAAWLAVKPEVLERTVPIAANWYAGDDPWTTVYGLPLRLAGDARRLDLSPVWFSQLVAAIVVPWLASLDIEAVRDHCVGLADGLLVALGLAPKGSAIVSLDIPDAGEKLAAAGVKSSIRAGRVRLACHLYNTAGDIESVLAALRG from the coding sequence GTGCGCATCGCATTCGGTCAGACATTCGACGTGTCAGCCGGGTACTTCAACACGGCGAGTATCGGAATCCCACCGAAAGTAGCTGTCGACGGTCTGCTCGACGCGGTGAGGCGCTGGCAGTCCGGTGCGGACAGCGCGCCGGACTTCGACGCGGACGTCCGGCTCGCCCGCAAGGCATGGGGCTCGCTGATCGGCGTGGACGAAAGCAGAGTCGCCACGGGCGCAAGCGTTTCCCAGCTCGTCAGCATGGTCGCCGCGAGCGTTCCGGACGGCACGCGGGTGCTCACCCTCGGCGGCGAGTTCACCAGCGTCACGTTCCCCTTTGCCGCACAGGCACATCGCGGGATCACGGTGACCGAGGCGAACCCGGCCGACTTACCGTCCCAAGTGGACCGATTCGATCTCGTCGCGGTGAGCGTCGTGCAGTCCGCCGACGGCACGGTGCTCGATCTCGAATCGTTACGCGACGCGGCGGCGGCGTCCGGGACCCAGGTCATGCTCGACGTCACGCAGGCAGCCGGGTGGATGCCGCTGCGGCTGGACTGGGCCGACTGGGTGATCGGTGCCTGCTACAAGTGGTTGATGTCGCCACGCGGTGCCGCGTGGCTCGCGGTGAAGCCGGAAGTGCTGGAGCGCACCGTTCCCATCGCGGCGAACTGGTACGCCGGCGACGACCCGTGGACCACGGTCTACGGGCTGCCGCTGCGACTGGCGGGCGACGCCCGCAGGCTCGACCTCTCGCCGGTGTGGTTCTCGCAGCTCGTCGCGGCCATCGTGGTGCCGTGGCTCGCGTCGCTGGACATCGAGGCGGTCAGGGACCACTGCGTCGGCCTCGCCGACGGCCTGCTCGTCGCGCTCGGGTTGGCGCCGAAGGGATCCGCGATCGTCTCGCTCGACATCCCTGACGCGGGGGAGAAACTGGCCGCCGCGGGCGTGAAATCCAGCATCCGCGCAGGTCGCGTGCGTCTGGCGTGCCATCTTTACAACACCGCCGGAGATATCGAATCGGTACTCGCGGCACTGCGGGGCTGA
- the mtnA gene encoding S-methyl-5-thioribose-1-phosphate isomerase, with amino-acid sequence MRTIDWKNERIVLIDQTLLPGTFKVVDIDTVDELIDAIKRLAVRGAPALGVAGALGVALAARNGDDVPAAADKLSKARPTAVNLSWGVNQVLAKLDQGTDAMVETAKHILEGDVRRHSDLGRRGAQWLVDNVGPRINVHTHCNAGALACVEWGTALGVVRALQERDALGHVYLDETRPLLQGARLTAWELRQMGVEHTVVVDSAGATVLARGLVQAVLVGADRIAANGDVVNKIGTYPLALAAARANVPFLVAAPESTVDMATPDGASVEIEIRDAAEVLGDHTPDGSAALNFAFDVTPADLVTAIITDERIIDAKPLG; translated from the coding sequence ATGCGGACGATCGACTGGAAGAACGAGCGAATTGTCCTGATCGACCAGACCCTGCTGCCCGGTACTTTCAAGGTCGTCGACATCGACACGGTCGACGAGCTCATCGACGCGATCAAGCGCCTCGCCGTACGCGGCGCGCCCGCACTGGGGGTCGCGGGTGCCCTCGGCGTCGCACTGGCCGCCAGGAACGGCGACGATGTGCCGGCAGCCGCCGACAAGCTGAGCAAAGCCCGCCCGACCGCGGTCAACCTGTCGTGGGGCGTCAACCAGGTCCTCGCCAAGCTCGATCAGGGCACGGACGCCATGGTCGAGACGGCCAAGCACATCCTCGAGGGCGACGTCAGGCGCCACAGCGACCTCGGCAGGAGGGGCGCGCAGTGGCTGGTCGACAACGTCGGACCGCGAATCAACGTGCACACCCACTGCAACGCGGGCGCGCTCGCGTGTGTGGAGTGGGGAACCGCGCTCGGCGTTGTCCGTGCGCTCCAAGAGCGTGACGCGTTGGGCCACGTGTACCTGGACGAAACACGCCCGCTGCTGCAAGGCGCGCGGCTGACCGCGTGGGAACTGCGGCAGATGGGCGTCGAACACACCGTCGTCGTCGACTCCGCAGGTGCGACCGTGCTGGCCAGGGGACTGGTCCAGGCCGTGCTCGTCGGCGCCGACCGGATCGCGGCCAACGGGGACGTGGTCAACAAGATCGGCACGTACCCGCTGGCGCTCGCCGCCGCCCGCGCGAACGTCCCCTTCCTGGTCGCCGCACCGGAATCCACCGTCGACATGGCCACACCGGACGGCGCGTCGGTCGAGATCGAGATCCGGGACGCCGCCGAGGTCCTCGGCGACCACACGCCGGACGGCAGCGCCGCGCTGAACTTCGCCTTCGACGTCACCCCCGCCGACCTGGTCACCGCGATCATCACCGACGAACGGATCATCGATGCGAAACCGCTGGGCTGA
- a CDS encoding ferritin-like domain-containing protein, translating into MTQPTSASAAKTVPADSVDAVQQALGAEHAAIWTHGLVSAFLPSSFNNALNEGVTTHRARRDTVERALTAAKVTPKPAEAAYVPPQPVTDQTSSLAVLALAETDATVAWRSVLEHTDDADLRRTALEALTSSAVRATRWRKAAGTKPATTAMPGQPASS; encoded by the coding sequence ATGACCCAGCCGACGAGCGCGTCCGCGGCGAAGACCGTTCCCGCCGACTCTGTCGACGCGGTGCAGCAGGCGCTGGGCGCCGAGCACGCGGCGATCTGGACCCACGGTCTGGTCAGCGCGTTCCTGCCGAGTTCGTTCAACAACGCGCTCAACGAGGGCGTGACGACCCACCGGGCCCGTCGCGACACCGTCGAACGGGCGCTGACGGCCGCGAAGGTCACGCCGAAGCCCGCCGAGGCCGCGTACGTGCCGCCGCAGCCGGTGACCGATCAGACCTCGAGCCTCGCCGTGCTCGCGCTCGCCGAGACGGACGCGACCGTGGCGTGGCGGTCGGTGCTCGAGCACACGGATGACGCGGATCTGCGCAGGACCGCACTCGAAGCGCTCACCAGCTCGGCCGTCCGCGCGACGAGGTGGCGCAAGGCGGCGGGGACGAAGCCTGCCACCACGGCGATGCCGGGCCAGCCGGCTAGTTCTTGA
- a CDS encoding bifunctional aldolase/short-chain dehydrogenase, with the protein MRNRWAETCPDPLDDCVQASRLLGAEPGLVLHGGGNTSVKATVADITGEPVEVLYVKGSGWDLATIERPGFAPLRLDRLRRLAELRELPDSRMMNELRCALLDAKAPDPSVETLLHVVLPHTSVLHSHADAVITLTNQSEPLVKEVYGDRVIVVPYVMPGFQLARTAAELFAEQLTDDIAGVVLMNHGLFTFGDTAKQAYDRHIQLVSEAEARIGESTGRGEPVVVDPLTIARIRKDIGPMIVSRHTDPATMAFVTRPDLADVATRGPATPDHVIRTKRVPLVGTDVDAFRRAYREYFDRNATDGLVMLDPQPRVVLDPRLGMLAIGKRAKDADIAADIYRHTVRIIEDAERIGTYRALGEKDLFDVEYWELEQAKLKLAGAPAEFTGEVALVTGAASGIGQACVQALRAKGASVVGLDLTPSDSSADYLGLQVDVTDADAVRQAIAQGVERFGGIDMVVPSAGVFPGNTAIADLDHATWRRTLAVNTDAIAELFTQVHPFLKLAPNGGRVVLIASKNVPAPGPGAAAYSASKAAVTQLARVAALEWAADGIRVNTVHPDAVFDTGLWTAGVLEQRAAHYGLSISEYKRRNLLKTEVTSAGVGRLVAQMCSATFAFTTGAQVPVDGGNDRVV; encoded by the coding sequence ATGCGAAACCGCTGGGCTGAAACGTGTCCGGACCCGCTCGACGACTGCGTGCAGGCCTCGCGGCTGCTCGGCGCCGAGCCCGGCCTGGTGCTGCACGGCGGTGGGAACACCTCGGTCAAGGCGACCGTCGCCGACATCACCGGCGAACCGGTGGAAGTGCTGTACGTCAAGGGAAGCGGCTGGGATCTGGCGACCATCGAGCGCCCCGGGTTCGCGCCGCTGCGCCTCGACCGGTTGCGGCGGCTGGCCGAACTCCGGGAGCTGCCCGACAGCCGGATGATGAACGAACTGCGCTGCGCGCTGCTCGACGCGAAAGCCCCTGACCCCAGCGTGGAAACCCTGCTGCACGTCGTCCTGCCGCACACCTCGGTGCTGCACAGCCACGCCGACGCGGTGATCACGCTCACCAACCAGAGCGAGCCGTTGGTCAAGGAGGTCTACGGCGACAGGGTCATCGTCGTGCCGTACGTGATGCCCGGTTTCCAGCTCGCCCGCACGGCCGCGGAGCTGTTCGCCGAGCAGTTGACCGACGACATCGCCGGTGTCGTGCTGATGAACCACGGCCTGTTCACGTTCGGCGACACCGCGAAGCAGGCGTACGACCGGCACATCCAGCTGGTCAGCGAGGCCGAGGCGCGCATCGGCGAGAGCACGGGCCGAGGCGAGCCGGTCGTGGTCGACCCGCTGACCATCGCCCGCATCCGCAAGGACATCGGCCCGATGATCGTCAGCAGGCACACGGACCCGGCCACGATGGCGTTCGTGACCAGGCCCGACCTCGCCGACGTGGCCACGCGCGGCCCGGCCACCCCGGACCACGTCATCCGCACCAAACGCGTCCCGCTGGTCGGCACGGACGTCGACGCGTTCCGCCGCGCCTACCGCGAGTACTTCGACCGCAACGCCACCGACGGGCTGGTGATGCTGGACCCGCAGCCGCGCGTGGTCCTCGACCCGCGACTGGGGATGCTGGCGATCGGCAAACGGGCCAAGGACGCCGACATCGCCGCGGACATCTACCGCCACACGGTCCGGATCATCGAGGACGCGGAGCGGATCGGCACGTATCGGGCGCTCGGCGAGAAGGACCTGTTCGACGTCGAGTACTGGGAGCTGGAACAGGCGAAACTCAAGCTGGCAGGCGCACCGGCGGAGTTCACCGGCGAGGTCGCGCTGGTCACCGGGGCCGCGTCGGGCATCGGCCAGGCGTGTGTGCAGGCACTGCGCGCCAAGGGCGCCAGCGTCGTCGGGCTGGACCTGACGCCGTCCGACAGCAGTGCCGACTACCTCGGTCTGCAGGTGGACGTGACCGACGCGGACGCGGTCAGGCAAGCGATCGCGCAGGGCGTCGAACGGTTCGGTGGCATCGACATGGTCGTGCCGTCCGCGGGCGTGTTCCCGGGCAACACGGCCATCGCAGACCTCGACCACGCGACGTGGCGGCGGACCCTCGCGGTGAACACCGACGCCATCGCGGAGCTGTTCACCCAGGTCCACCCGTTCCTCAAGCTGGCGCCCAACGGCGGCCGGGTCGTGCTGATCGCGTCGAAGAACGTGCCTGCCCCGGGGCCGGGCGCGGCGGCGTATTCGGCCTCCAAAGCGGCCGTGACGCAGTTGGCCAGGGTCGCGGCCCTGGAATGGGCCGCGGACGGGATTCGCGTCAACACGGTCCATCCGGACGCTGTTTTCGACACCGGCCTGTGGACGGCCGGGGTACTGGAGCAGCGCGCCGCGCACTACGGCCTGTCCATCAGCGAGTACAAGCGGCGCAACCTGCTGAAAACCGAGGTCACCAGCGCCGGAGTGGGCAGGCTCGTCGCGCAGATGTGCTCGGCGACGTTCGCGTTCACGACCGGCGCGCAGGTCCCGGTCGACGGCGGCAACGACCGGGTCGTTTGA
- the yaaA gene encoding peroxide stress protein YaaA — MLVLLPPSETKAEGGDGPSLDLSALSFPELEPVREKLVSAVADLAGDVPASLAALGLSERQSGEVARNAAVRTSPTMPALSRYTGVLYDALDVKGMKPAERKRAAGRLAVASALFGLVRADDLVPAYRLSASSTIPGAGPLGALWRPVLEPVLAGLGGLVVDMRSGPYAGLARIPGAVTVRVVSEQSGGRRLAVTHFNKAHKGKLARALACAPGEPDTLRKMTTVAAKADLRLEQTGPNALELVI, encoded by the coding sequence GTGCTCGTGCTGCTCCCGCCGTCGGAGACCAAGGCCGAGGGTGGTGACGGCCCCTCGCTCGACCTGTCCGCGCTGTCGTTCCCGGAACTGGAACCCGTGCGGGAGAAACTGGTGTCGGCTGTGGCCGATCTGGCCGGGGACGTCCCCGCCAGCCTGGCCGCACTGGGGCTGTCGGAGCGCCAGTCCGGGGAGGTGGCGCGGAACGCCGCGGTGCGCACGTCGCCGACAATGCCCGCCTTGTCGCGCTACACCGGCGTGCTCTACGACGCGTTGGACGTCAAGGGCATGAAACCGGCGGAACGCAAGCGCGCCGCCGGGCGGCTCGCGGTCGCGTCGGCGTTGTTCGGTCTGGTGCGCGCGGACGATCTCGTGCCCGCGTACCGGCTGTCGGCGTCGAGCACGATTCCCGGTGCCGGGCCGCTGGGCGCGCTGTGGCGCCCGGTGCTGGAGCCTGTCCTTGCCGGGCTTGGGGGTCTGGTGGTCGACATGCGCTCGGGGCCGTACGCGGGACTGGCCAGAATCCCCGGTGCGGTGACGGTCCGCGTGGTGAGCGAGCAGAGCGGCGGACGCAGGCTCGCGGTGACGCATTTCAACAAGGCGCACAAGGGCAAACTGGCCAGGGCGCTGGCGTGTGCGCCAGGCGAACCGGACACCCTGCGCAAGATGACAACCGTTGCGGCCAAAGCGGATCTCCGGCTCGAACAGACCGGGCCGAACGCGCTCGAGCTGGTGATCTGA
- the rimP gene encoding ribosome maturation factor RimP: MANQQGDLGAALEPVVRDAVGAAGFELEQLDVQRAGRRSLVKVVVDTEDGIGLDEVAGVSRTLSGVLDEHDHVLGGPYTLEVTSPGIDRPLTKPRHWRRARLRLVKVRAGDETFTGRVGDASENDVQLLVGGELRQVPFDAVDHAVVEVEFKQPPPEELDRLGGGSQEGER, encoded by the coding sequence GTGGCGAACCAGCAAGGTGATCTCGGCGCGGCGCTCGAGCCCGTCGTGCGGGACGCCGTTGGCGCGGCAGGCTTCGAGCTGGAGCAGCTCGACGTTCAGCGCGCGGGTCGCCGCAGCCTGGTGAAAGTGGTGGTCGACACCGAGGACGGGATCGGACTCGACGAAGTCGCGGGCGTCAGCCGCACCCTGTCGGGTGTGCTCGACGAGCACGACCACGTGCTGGGCGGTCCGTACACCCTGGAAGTGACCTCACCGGGGATCGACCGGCCGCTGACCAAGCCGAGGCACTGGCGCCGTGCGCGGCTGCGCCTGGTGAAGGTGCGCGCGGGCGACGAGACGTTCACCGGCCGCGTCGGGGACGCCAGTGAGAACGACGTGCAGCTGCTCGTCGGCGGCGAACTGCGGCAGGTGCCGTTCGACGCCGTCGACCACGCTGTCGTCGAGGTCGAATTCAAACAACCACCGCCGGAGGAACTGGACCGGCTGGGCGGCGGGAGCCAGGAGGGGGAACGGTGA
- a CDS encoding secondary thiamine-phosphate synthase enzyme YjbQ: MYSEEFRISTGGREVVHDLTEQCTRFLSGADAADGLLHVWVPHATAGLAVIETGAGSDDDLLTALGDLLPKDNRWQHRHGSPGHGRDHVLPAFLPPYASVPVLDGRLTLGTWQSICLVDTNVDNPVRTVRLSFLAG; encoded by the coding sequence ATGTACAGCGAAGAATTCCGAATCAGTACCGGAGGCCGGGAAGTCGTCCACGATCTGACCGAACAATGCACACGTTTTCTGTCCGGCGCCGACGCCGCCGACGGCCTGCTGCACGTGTGGGTGCCGCACGCGACCGCCGGGCTCGCCGTGATCGAGACGGGCGCGGGCAGTGACGACGACCTGCTGACCGCCCTCGGTGACCTGCTGCCCAAGGACAACAGGTGGCAGCACCGGCACGGGTCGCCGGGGCACGGGCGCGACCACGTCCTGCCCGCGTTCCTGCCGCCGTACGCGAGCGTGCCGGTGCTCGACGGCCGGCTGACTCTGGGCACCTGGCAATCGATTTGCCTGGTGGACACCAATGTGGACAACCCGGTCCGAACCGTTCGGCTGAGCTTTCTCGCGGGATAG
- a CDS encoding YlxR family protein, with translation MGCRTRASAEELLRVVAEDGELVPDPRRRHAGRGAWLHPAPACLDSAERKKAFPRALRVQGPLDTGPVRAHLGSEARPTEDQATGLAGHRKQVDPS, from the coding sequence GTGGGATGCCGGACCAGGGCGTCGGCCGAGGAATTACTGCGCGTGGTCGCCGAGGACGGGGAGCTGGTGCCCGACCCGCGGCGGCGGCACGCTGGAAGGGGCGCTTGGTTGCACCCCGCCCCGGCGTGCCTGGACTCCGCCGAACGGAAGAAGGCGTTCCCCAGGGCGCTGCGCGTCCAGGGGCCGCTCGACACCGGCCCGGTGCGAGCCCACCTCGGGTCTGAGGCCCGACCGACAGAAGATCAGGCAACTGGTCTAGCCGGACACAGGAAGCAGGTCGACCCGTCATGA
- a CDS encoding proline--tRNA ligase, whose translation MITRMSSLFLRTLREDPADAEVPSHKLLVRAGYVRRVAPGGYSWLPLGMRVLRKVEAIVREEMDAMGAQEIQFPALLPREPYEATNRWTEYGPNLFRLKDRKGADYLLGPTHEELFALTVKGEYSSYKDYPVILYQIQTKYRDEARPRAGILRGREFVMKDSYSFDLDDEGLARSYQLHRDAYIKTFDRLGMEYVIVKATSGAMGGSASEEFLAVAASGEDTYVRSTGSDYAANVEAVVTPAPAEQSVEDKPAAQVHHTPNTPTIETLVDFLNNSELDRKFTAADTLKNVLVKTKKPGEKDWTLLAVGVPGDREVDMKRLEASVEPAEVSLLEDKDFARNPFLVKGYIGPGALIENGVRYLVDPRVVRGTAWVTGADKADHHVVDLVCGRDFTPDGTIEAAEVREGDPAPDGEGTLVAARGIEIGHIFQLGRKYADAFQLDALGPDSKPIRITMGSYGIGVSRAVAVIAEQYNDDKGLVWPRNVSPFDLHVVMAGKDDSIRQYAEKLAAELDEAGVSVLLDDRKASPGVKFADAELIGVPTIVVVGRGLANGVVEVKDRRSGDREETAVDGVVEHLRALVRG comes from the coding sequence GTGATCACCAGGATGTCGTCGCTGTTCCTGCGCACTTTGCGCGAGGATCCGGCGGACGCCGAGGTACCCAGCCACAAGCTGCTGGTACGCGCCGGCTACGTCCGCCGGGTGGCTCCGGGCGGTTACTCCTGGCTGCCGCTGGGCATGCGCGTGCTGCGCAAGGTCGAGGCCATCGTCCGCGAGGAGATGGACGCGATGGGCGCGCAGGAGATCCAGTTCCCCGCGCTGCTGCCCCGCGAGCCCTACGAGGCGACCAACCGGTGGACCGAGTACGGCCCCAACCTGTTCCGCCTCAAGGACCGCAAGGGCGCCGACTACCTGCTCGGCCCCACGCACGAGGAGCTCTTCGCGCTGACGGTGAAGGGCGAGTACAGCTCGTACAAGGACTACCCGGTCATCCTGTACCAGATCCAGACGAAGTACCGCGACGAAGCCCGTCCCCGCGCGGGCATCCTGCGCGGCCGTGAGTTCGTCATGAAGGACTCGTACTCGTTCGACCTGGACGACGAGGGCCTGGCGCGGTCGTACCAGCTGCACCGGGACGCCTACATCAAGACGTTCGACCGGCTCGGCATGGAGTACGTGATCGTCAAGGCCACGTCCGGCGCGATGGGCGGCTCGGCCTCCGAGGAGTTCCTCGCGGTCGCGGCGTCCGGTGAGGACACCTACGTCCGCAGCACCGGTTCGGACTACGCGGCCAACGTGGAAGCCGTCGTCACGCCGGCGCCCGCCGAGCAGTCCGTTGAGGACAAGCCGGCCGCGCAGGTGCACCACACGCCGAACACGCCGACGATCGAGACGCTCGTCGACTTCCTGAACAACTCCGAGCTGGACCGGAAGTTCACCGCGGCGGACACGTTGAAGAACGTGCTCGTCAAGACGAAGAAGCCGGGTGAGAAGGACTGGACGCTGCTGGCCGTCGGCGTGCCGGGCGACCGCGAGGTCGACATGAAGCGCCTCGAGGCGTCGGTCGAACCGGCCGAGGTGTCGCTGCTCGAGGACAAGGACTTCGCGCGGAACCCGTTCCTGGTCAAGGGATACATCGGTCCGGGTGCGCTGATCGAGAACGGTGTGCGCTACCTGGTCGACCCCCGCGTCGTGCGCGGCACCGCGTGGGTGACGGGTGCGGACAAGGCCGACCACCACGTCGTGGACCTGGTGTGCGGCAGGGACTTCACCCCGGACGGGACGATCGAGGCGGCCGAGGTCAGGGAAGGCGACCCGGCGCCGGACGGTGAAGGCACCCTGGTGGCGGCGCGCGGCATCGAGATCGGCCACATCTTCCAGCTGGGCCGCAAGTACGCGGACGCGTTCCAGCTCGACGCGCTCGGCCCGGACTCGAAGCCGATCCGGATCACCATGGGCTCGTACGGCATCGGCGTCTCCCGAGCGGTCGCCGTGATCGCCGAGCAGTACAACGACGACAAGGGCCTGGTCTGGCCGCGCAACGTCAGCCCCTTCGACCTGCACGTCGTGATGGCGGGCAAGGACGACAGCATCAGGCAGTACGCGGAGAAGCTGGCCGCCGAGCTGGACGAGGCCGGGGTGAGCGTCCTGCTGGACGACCGGAAGGCCTCGCCCGGCGTGAAGTTCGCGGACGCCGAACTGATCGGCGTGCCGACGATCGTGGTGGTCGGCCGTGGCCTGGCCAACGGGGTCGTCGAGGTCAAGGACCGCCGCAGCGGCGACCGCGAGGAGACCGCGGTCGACGGCGTGGTCGAGCACCTCAGGGCGCTGGTGCGCGGCTGA
- a CDS encoding HAD family hydrolase: MGNRTLVLWDIDLTLVDLTGIGREWYSAALANTLGLTLTYVPAFPGRTERAITHELLSAHGAQGTEEEIQAIFAELIAIAESERHVLRDRGHVLPGVPEALARLAEHDHVVQTLVTGNLAEVSHVKLAPFGLLDHIDLEIGGYGSLSAERSDLVSAAMDLAGRKHGGFFEPESVVVIGDTPHDVRAALHHGAVAIGVGTGRHSLTSLREAGAHAVFRDLSDTEKVLSAVLDRQPPGGR, from the coding sequence GTGGGTAACCGAACGCTCGTACTGTGGGACATCGACCTGACCCTCGTCGACCTGACCGGCATCGGCCGCGAGTGGTACTCCGCAGCGCTGGCCAACACGCTCGGGCTCACCCTGACGTACGTGCCCGCGTTCCCCGGGCGCACCGAACGGGCGATCACCCACGAGCTGCTCTCCGCGCACGGCGCGCAGGGCACCGAGGAGGAGATCCAGGCGATCTTCGCCGAGCTGATCGCCATCGCCGAGTCCGAACGGCACGTGCTGCGCGACCGCGGCCACGTGCTGCCCGGCGTCCCGGAAGCGCTCGCCAGACTCGCCGAACACGACCACGTGGTGCAGACCCTGGTCACCGGCAACCTCGCCGAGGTCTCCCACGTCAAGCTGGCCCCGTTCGGCCTGCTCGACCACATCGACCTGGAGATCGGCGGGTACGGATCGCTGTCGGCCGAACGCAGCGACCTCGTCTCGGCCGCGATGGACCTGGCCGGGCGCAAGCACGGCGGGTTCTTCGAGCCGGAGTCGGTCGTGGTCATCGGCGACACACCGCACGACGTCCGCGCCGCGTTGCACCACGGCGCCGTCGCGATCGGCGTCGGCACCGGCAGGCACAGCCTGACCTCGCTGCGGGAGGCCGGAGCGCACGCCGTGTTCCGTGACCTGTCCGACACCGAGAAAGTACTTTCCGCAGTTCTCGATAGGCAGCCGCCCGGCGGTCGCTAG
- a CDS encoding transcriptional regulator, producing the protein MNDVVHQRHRLGILTIAAESRRVEFGYLREALDLTGGNLSRHITVLNEAGLLDIEKGYEGRRPRTWVSITGTGRAALAAEIAALKALVAMHEPTEQPAGS; encoded by the coding sequence ATGAACGACGTTGTGCACCAACGGCATCGGCTCGGCATCCTGACCATCGCCGCGGAATCCCGACGGGTCGAGTTCGGCTACCTGCGCGAAGCGCTCGACCTGACCGGCGGCAACCTCTCGCGGCACATCACCGTGCTGAACGAGGCCGGGCTGCTCGACATCGAGAAGGGCTACGAAGGCAGGCGACCGCGGACCTGGGTGAGCATCACCGGCACCGGCCGCGCTGCGCTCGCGGCGGAGATAGCGGCGCTCAAGGCGTTGGTGGCCATGCACGAACCTACGGAGCAACCCGCAGGCTCTTGA